The following DNA comes from Dehalococcoidia bacterium.
GTGAAAGGGTGAGCGGCCGAAAGGAGGTTCCACACTTTGTGAGCCTCTTCGGGCATCTTTGGTGGAGTCGGAGTCTGCGTGGGGGCGAAGACTCTCCGCACACGCCGCCGATATCCCGGGGGCAGGCAGAGGGCCACCGCATCCATCAGTGGGGAAAGTGTGGTCTCGCTGAGCCACTGGGCCAAAGAGAGATAGGGTGGGGGCAAAAGGGGTTCAGGGTCTACCAGGCCAGCGATGGGCCGTGTGGGGAAGGGGGGAGGGCTGTCCAAGACCTCCATCGCCACACCGAAGGCCAGGCGCGCCCCCAAAGGCACCCACAGGGCGTGGCCCGGCTGGACATCCAAAGTTGCTGGCACAGAATAGGTGAGGCAACGCCCTGGTGCCAAAGGGGCGTCCACAGCCACTGACACAAACCGCACCCGGCACCGGCTCCTTAGGAGGAGGACGAAGGCGCAGGGGAGGGGGCGGGAGAAGTAACTTCAGCAGAAGTGGGGGAACGGCGCGCCCCTTCTTTAATGCGCGCCGCCTTACCCGTGAGGTTGCGAAGGTAGTACAGACGGGCCCGGCGTACGCTCCCCCTGCGCACCACATCTACCCCCGCAATCATGGGAGAGGCAACGGGGAAGGTGCGCTCAATCCCTGTGCCGTAAGCCATGCGGCGAACGGTAAATGTCGCCCCGGGTCCTGTCCCCCGTTTGCGTATCACCACCCCCTCAAAGGCCTGCACCCGCTCCCTGTCCCCTTCCTTGATGCGGAACAGGACACGCACCGTATCCCCGGGGCGAAAATCGGGCAGACTGGGAGCACCCTCCAAACGAACCAAGTGGTGGGCTTCAGGCATGGAACCGGCCTCGCTGTGTACACTCTCTGGGACTATATGCTATCACGCCACCTAAGAATGCGCAACGGGAGAAGAAGGGGACCTTTCGGCTCTAGCCTCCCCCTTGACGACTCACCCAATCCTCCAGGCGCAAGCCACCAATCCCCCCCAGCGGGAGCACCACCAGGGCCGGCTACCACTTCGCCTGTGGAATTCTCGTGTACCCCTTGTGCAAGAACCACTCGGCAGTGGGCCTGGGAATGCTCTCCTGCGAACAGGCCGATGGGCAGGCCAATGGAGCAAACAGACACGGCTCACACCAGCACCATTCCTCTGACCACCTTACCGTGGCCTCGGAACCGGTTACTCCTCCCCACATAGGATTCCCACCAATCCCACGGCCACATTGAACACGACGGCGAAGGTCATGCCGGTGAGTAATGCGCTCCACACCCGCAGCCCCATCCTCTGCTCCAGGGACCCCGAGGCGATGTCCAAAAGTACCAGAGTGGCCGCCCCCAGGGCGAAAGCCCCCACCGACAGCACACCTATGATAACGGGGTAATTAGGGTTGCGTTTTAGGCGGCGGTAGAATTGGCACATAATCCCCAGCGACCTCCTCTGCGGGCTATCGGTGCCAAAGGTAACCCGTTGCGCCCAGGATGTCAAGAGCGGAAAAATCTGAAAAAGCCTATGGGAGTGCGTCCCCCACTTTGTGTGTCACATTGGATTCGTCCCCTTGCGGAGGGGGCATCCCCTACCGAAGGCGATGCTATAATGGCCTGCGGAAGGAGGGGGCATGCCTTACGAGACCATCGTGCTCGACACATGGGGTGATGAGCGCATCGCCCGCATTACCCTAAACCGTCCCGATCGCTTGAACGCCATTAACAGCACGATGCTGGAGGAACTGGCGGATGCAGTAGAGCGGGTCGCCAACGATGACCGGGTGCGGGTGGTAGTGCTCACGGGGGCAGGGCGTGCCTTCTGCTCGGGTGCTGATGTGAGTGGCATGGCTGGTGGGGGAGGCCCTCACGACAGCCCCAGCGCCGAGGAACTCCGCCGGGGTTTCCGCTACCCCCAGCGTATTATGCTGGGGATACACAGGATGGAGAAACCCGTCATCGGGATGATCAACGGTCTGGCAGCGGGGGCGGGCTTTGACCTGGCTTGCGCCTGCGACCTGCGGGTGGGCTGTCCCGATAGTCGTTTCATGGTAGCCTTCGTGCGTATTGGCCTCTTCCCGGGGTATGGGGGCACATGGCTCTACCCCCGCGCTTTGGGGAGCATCCCCAAGGCGGCGGAACTCCTGTTCACCGGCGACTGGTTAGAGGCCGAGGAGGCCTTTCGCTTCGGCCTGCTCAACCGCCTGGTTCCGAAAGAGCGCCTAGAGGAGGAGACCTTGGCTCTGGCTACCCGTATCGCCGAAGGCCCGCCTATTGCAATTCGCCTGGCCAAGATGATGCTCTACCGGGGATTGGAGGTGGACCTGGAGACGGCAATGCTGATGGCCGCTGCCGCCGAGACCATCACCCTCACCTCCGAAGACCACCGCGAGGGTGTGGCCGCTTTCCGTGAGAAGCGGAAGCCGGTCTATAAGGGGCGCTGAGGGGCCTGTGCACAGACCCCAGAGGCATTACTCCTTGGAGTGAGGTCTTCTATGCCCATCTATGAGCCTCTCAGGGTGTTTAGTGGGCGTGCCCATCCCGAACTGGCCAAGGGCATCTGTGCCTATTTAGGCATCCCCCTGGGCCAAGCCACGGTGTTCAAGTTCAGTAACGATAACACCTTTGTCCAATACCTCGAGAACATCCGCGGGCGGGACGTGTTCCTCGTCCAACCTTTCGCCTACCCCGTGAACGATACGATTATGGAACTGCTTATCATGATCGACGCCGCCAAACGGGCGTCGGCGGGGCGCATCACCGCTGTCATCCCCTACTATGCCTATGGCCGCACCGATAAAAAAGACCAGCCCCGTGTCCCCATTACCGCACGCCTGATAGCCGACTTGGTTAGCACTGCAGGTGCTCACCGAGTGCTTACCATAGACCTCCACTCGGAGCAGATTCAGGGCTTTTTCAACATCCCGGTGGACGAGTTATCCGCCCGCCCTCTGCTGACGCGTTACATCGCCGACAAGGGTCTCACCAATATGGTGGTCGTCGCGGTGGACATTGGTATCAGCAAGGCGGCCCGCAATATGGCTCAGCGGTTAGGAGTCCCCCTGGCCATTATTGAGAAGCGACGGTTAGGTAACCTAGAGCGCACCGAGTCCCTGAACATCATCGGGGATGTGCGGGGGAAGATAGCCGTTACCCTGGATGATGAGATAGACACGGCAGGGTCGCTGCTGGCTGCCACAGAGGCTTTGCGTCGTGCCGGGGCGGTGGAGATTTACGCCTGCGCCACCCACGGGGTGTTTTCGGGACCGGCTTTGGAGCGCATCGCCGCCAGCCCTATCAAAGAGGTGGTCATTACCGATACCCTGCCCCTTCCGCCCGACAAGCGTAACCCGAAGATCACCGTGCTTTCGGTGGCGCCCTTGCTTGGTGAGGCTATACGCCGTATTCACGAGGGGCTCTCGGTGGGGGCTATGTTCGCCGAGTAACAAGGTGCCTCAAATGGTAGCCAGGGGGTATGCATGCAGGGGCCGACACTGGTGTAGCGCTGTCCTGGACGATGGCGTCACCCCCGCCCCTTTTCACGACCGAAAAGCCCGCCCACCGTCAGAAGCGGGCATCGCCTGCCTGGGAGCGGCGCCTGTGCGAAAGCCCGTGGCCCCTAGCCGCCCCCTGGCCTGGGGTTTTCCGCCAGTCAGAGCACAGGTGCGCTGGGCGCAATGCCTTGTGCCTGCAGGAGGGCGTTCCAGGCGTCCACCGTTGCGGGATGTAGGAGGTTGCCCTGCTCTACCAGGCGGACAATCTGCCGACGCAAATAGACTCGCATGGCCGTGTCCAGGTTGTGGCGGGCCAGACTGGCCACCTCGTCTAGGAAGGGGACGGCCTGGGCATATTTGCCCTCATCCAGTTTGTCGGCGAGGAAAACCACCTTGCCTAGAGGCGTCAAGAGGGGGTGGGCTGTGGTGTGCCAACGCACGGCGTCCAGCACCTCTGGGTGGGTGATACCCATCCCTTGCAAGCGCAGAGCCGCTACAGGGCCGTGCAGGAGAAGGGGGACGGCCTCCTCTACGGGATGCACTGTTAGCCCCTGCTGGCGCGCCTCCTGCAGCAACAGGTGGGGAGGTTCAGCACGGCATAAGTCGTGGGCGAGGGCAGCCAGGGAGGCCGTGTCCTCGTCCAGGCCGTGGTGGCGGGCCAGCTCCCGAGCCAGGGCTTGCGTGCGCCAGAGATGAGCCTGCAGACCGTCGGGGAGACGGCGCAGCGCTTCTTCCAGAAGGGGTGGGATGGCGCGCACGGTTAGCCCAAAGGCCCCAGGCGTTTGCCCCCCAAAAGGTGCAGGTGTAGGTGGGAAATCTCCTGCCCGGAGTTGGGCCCCTGGTTCACAATCAGACGGTAACCCGTCGCCCCCAGGCCCTCCCGTTTGGCCATCTCCTCAGCCACTGTGAAGAGGTGGCCCACCATCGGCTCTAAGCTTTCCGTGAGGTAGGTGAGGTAGGTGAAGTGGCGGGTGGGGATAATCAGGAGGTGCACCGGTGCCCTAGGGCGAATATCACGAATGACAAAGGCCTGACCGTCGTCATAGAGGATGGTGCTGGGAACCTGGCGGCGATAGATCTTGCAGAAGATGCAATCTTGGGGCATACGCCTTTGCCTCCTGGGCACTGGTGGGGATTATTGTAGCATAGACGGGGAGGAGCAGATGCCCCATGGCGGACTGGGCTGGCGACCCGGAGGGGATTCGAACCCCCGATCTCCGCCGTGACAGGGCGGTATGTTAGGCCGCTACACCACCGGGCCGGTCATGTCCTATCTTATGGGAGAGCAGGCCAGGTGTCAACAAGCTACACGGGCACACTCGGGGCGGAGCGTCGGGACAGGGTCTCCCAGATTCCCAGGCGCGCCCCCGCAAACAGGAGCACCGCCGCATACCCCTTCCAAGGGCCCCAGCGTTGGGCCAGTGCCTGTGCCCCCTCTGCGTCTAGGGGGGCGCCCCCCGTATACAGGCGTGCCAACAGGCGCTGAAGGGCTAAGTCGCCCGCGGGGAACACCCCCGGGTGCCCCAAGCCCCGCAGAAACACCCACTCCACTGTCCATTGGCCCACACCCCTCAGGCGGAGAAGGCGCTCCCGCATCTGCTGGGGATGCCCCAAGCCCATATCCTCCAGGGGCAGAAGGCCTTCAACCGCCTGGCGCGCGCACTCTAGGATGTACTCCACTTTGCGCTCGCTGAGGCCCACGCTGCGCAAGCCCCCTCTTCTGGCTTTCAGGATGCGCTCTGGGCTGGGGAAGGCTCTTCTCACCTGCCCGTTCCATTCCAGGCTCTCCCCGAACTGCTCCACCAGGCGGGTGCGAATGTGGCGCGCCACCCCAGCAGACACCTGTTGGCCACAGATGGCAAACACCAGGCTCTCAAAGAGGCTGGGCATGCGCGGGGGATGGAGGCCATACAGAAGGCCCAGGGCAGGCCCCAGCACGGGGTCGCTCCGGATGTGGGCATAGAAGGGCTTGAGGTCGGCGGAAGTGTTAAGAATCCATTCGGCCCGCTCCATAGCCCAGGCGGTATCCTGGGGGGAAAGGGTCGGCCCCACGACCTGGATGCCCAGGGAGGGGTGGTCGGGGTCTTCGGGGTGGGACAGGGTGGTGATGCGCACCAGGAGGGGGCGTGTGTGGCGCACCAGCAGGCGGGAGAAGACCCCGTTCTGGAAGGTATCGGCCCCCACCTGGCCCTGGAAGGCGGTTTGGTAGCCGGCGGTGAGGGCCAGGCTGAAGGGTGGGGTGGGGGAGATACACCCCTCCCAGTGCTCCACAGCCCTTACCCCTCCAGGAAGTCCCGGAGTTTCTTGCTGCGGGTAGGGTGGCGGAGTTTGCGCAACGCTTTGGCCTCAATCTGGCGGATGCGCTCACGGGTAACATTGAAGGCCCGTCCCACCTCCTCCAGGGTGCGGGCGCGGCCGTCTATCAGTCCGAAGCGCATCTCCAATACTCGGCGCTCCCGTTCGGTGAGGGTGCGTAAGGCCTGCTGGACGGCCTCGCGCATGAGTTGCTGAGCGGCAGCCTCCAACGGTTGGGGGATGGTGCGGTCTTCAATAAAGTCCCCCAGGTGCGAGTCCTCCTCCTCGCCGATAGGCATCTCCAGGGAGACGGGTTCCTGGGCGATGCGGAAGATGTCTTGCACCCGCTCCTGAGTAATATCCATCCGCTTGGCCAGGTCTTCTGCGGTTGGCTCCCGCCCCATCTCCTGAACGAGGCGGCGCTGTTCCCGTGTCATCTTGTTGATGGTCTCCACCATGTGCACGGGGATACGGATGGTACGGGCCTGGTCGGCAATGGCGCGGGTGATGGCCTGGCGAATCCACCAAGTGGCGTAGGTGGAGAACTTATAGCCTTTGCGATAGTCGAACTTCTCCACGGCGCGGATGAGGCCGATATTCCCCTCCTGCACCAGGTCTAAAAGGCTCATCCCCCGCCCGATGTATTTCTTGGCGACGCTGACCACAAGGCGCAGGTTGGCCTCTGTGAGGTGCTTTTTTGCCCTCTCCCCCTCAGCCACGATACGCCCCAGGTGGGCATCCAGCAGAGCCTCCAAAGGCTCCAATGCCTGACGCACCTGGTCCTGGTCCTCTACCCAATGGCGCAAATCCTCCAGAGTGCGCTCTTCGCCCACCGCTTCCACCACAGCTGGGTGCAACAGCCGGCTGTTGAGGGAGAGACGGATGATGGCCTGCTCCACATCCGCCTGGGAGACCTGGAGGATGTCCAAGGCGTAGCGGGCCACGTCGTCAGCCACGGCACGCGCCTGTTCCAGTTGACGGCGGCGGGCCTCCTGGGGCGGAGGAGGCTCTGCGGGGGGAGCGTCGGGTGCAGCTTGGGGCGGGGGCGCAGCGTTGGCCGCCTGGACACGCCAGGTGTCCAGCACCTTGCGCACTTTAGGGTGGCGGGCGAGGGCCTCGGGCACTGGGGGCATGGGCAGGTCAAGCACCCCCACCCACACGGGCACCACCTCTGGCCTGGCAGTGGCGATAAGGCTCATGACTTCAGCCAGAAGAACGGGGAAGGTTTGGGCCTTGTCCTGCTCCGGGTTCTTCCGAAAAGCCTGACGGATGCGTGCCTGGGCTTTGCGGGCGTCGGGGCCCAGGTCAATCTGGAGGGCCTGGGTCAGGGCTTTGACCACGGCTGTGGGCATAGTATGATCCAGCACATCCCTCAGGGTCGGATCAGCCACGATGCGCCCCACAGTGATGGGTGAAGGGAGGCCCAAGTGCTGGCCTAACGATGCTACCAGGGGTTGAGCCAGCGACAGGCGGCGGAGCATCTCCCGCACCACCTGCCATGCCGCAGGTGGACGCCCGTCGGGAGTGGTAAGGGTCTCTCGCAAAGACAGGATGTGGTTCTGGCTCTCCATGCGCTGGGCCAGTTCCTGCTCATCCTTAGCTGTGAGGAGGGATACCCGCCCAATCTCGCGCAAATACATGCGGACCGGGTCTTCCAGGGCCTCGGTGTCCTCAATCTCCTCTTCCACCTCCAGGCGGGCCTCCTCCTCCAGTTCCTCCTCGGTGGGGCCCTCCTCCCACAAGTCGCGTGGAGGGGTTTGGGGAACTTCGGGTTCCACACCCTCATCGGTTTGCGGGGTGGTCCCCCCCTGCGTCAAGGGGATGTGAGGAAGGGGAGCGACCTCTCCAAATAGCGGTTCCGAGGTGACGGAAACTCCCTGCTCCTCCAGAGCATCCTCCCCCTCGTCAAGGGGAGGGGGAATGGGAACAGGTTCGGGGTGGCGACGCTTCTTGCTGGGCATATCGGGCCTTCTCTACCTCTCTTTCCCCTGCTGTGCCGTCGTATGGAACACCTGACGCAGACGGCGGTTCACCTCCAAGGCGTCGTACTGAGCGGGCACAGGGGCGAGACCCTGGGCTTCGCCCTGCTTCATCTCGCGCAGGTGGCGCTCCTCCAGCCGGCGCACCGCTTCGGCCACTGCCCGTTGGCGTTCCTTCATAGGGGCAGGGGGGAAGTCCTTACGCAACAGGTCATGCACATAGGGATGCAGGGGTTCGGGGAGCACGGTCAGGACATCTTGTATTGTAGCCTTTTCCTGGAGGGCTGTGAAGAGTTCCCGATGTTCAGTGCGGTGGAAATGGTCGGGGGTGAGGCCCGCCGCCGCCACGCGCAGGTCGGGGTACTGGAGCAAAAGGGAAAGGAGGTAAACCTCCACGGGCTCTTCAACAGCTTGGGCAAGGACTCGTCCTTCTCCGGGGACGGGACGGGAGCCGGACAAGCGCCGCCCGCTACCGGCCGCCAGGAGGACATCCCTGCTCACCCCCAAGGTGCGGGCCAGGCGCTCCACAGCCCGCTCCTGTTCAAAGGGGTTGGGCAGAGCAAACACCAGAGGCAGCAAACGCTCGGCCACGGCTTGCTTCCCCTGAGGGGTGGAGATGTCCATGCGCTGGGGCAAGAAACGCATAAGGAAATCCAGGGCATTGTCTGCATCAGCCAAAGCGCGTTTCCAAGCCTCGGGATTATGCAGCACCAGTTCGTCCGGGTCCTGGCCTGGGGGAAGGAGGGCGATGCGAATAGTCTGGTGAGGGGCCTGGTAGAAGGTGAGGCCGCGGGCCGTGCCCAGGGTGGGGCGATCCAAAAGGTGCCAGGCGCCTTCCAGGGTGCGCAGGGTGGCCTCGTGCCCCGCCGTATCCGGGTCTAGGGCCAGCACCACCGTCGGAGCAAGGCCGTGCAACAGCCGTGCCTGCCCTTCGGTGAGGGAGGTGCCCATGCTGGCCACCACATACGTAAACCCCGCCTGGTGCAGGAGGAGCACATCAAAATACCCCTCCACAACAACCACCATC
Coding sequences within:
- the rplS gene encoding 50S ribosomal protein L19 yields the protein MPEAHHLVRLEGAPSLPDFRPGDTVRVLFRIKEGDRERVQAFEGVVIRKRGTGPGATFTVRRMAYGTGIERTFPVASPMIAGVDVVRRGSVRRARLYYLRNLTGKAARIKEGARRSPTSAEVTSPAPSPAPSSSS
- a CDS encoding enoyl-CoA hydratase, with protein sequence MPYETIVLDTWGDERIARITLNRPDRLNAINSTMLEELADAVERVANDDRVRVVVLTGAGRAFCSGADVSGMAGGGGPHDSPSAEELRRGFRYPQRIMLGIHRMEKPVIGMINGLAAGAGFDLACACDLRVGCPDSRFMVAFVRIGLFPGYGGTWLYPRALGSIPKAAELLFTGDWLEAEEAFRFGLLNRLVPKERLEEETLALATRIAEGPPIAIRLAKMMLYRGLEVDLETAMLMAAAAETITLTSEDHREGVAAFREKRKPVYKGR
- a CDS encoding ribose-phosphate pyrophosphokinase — encoded protein: MPIYEPLRVFSGRAHPELAKGICAYLGIPLGQATVFKFSNDNTFVQYLENIRGRDVFLVQPFAYPVNDTIMELLIMIDAAKRASAGRITAVIPYYAYGRTDKKDQPRVPITARLIADLVSTAGAHRVLTIDLHSEQIQGFFNIPVDELSARPLLTRYIADKGLTNMVVVAVDIGISKAARNMAQRLGVPLAIIEKRRLGNLERTESLNIIGDVRGKIAVTLDDEIDTAGSLLAATEALRRAGAVEIYACATHGVFSGPALERIAASPIKEVVITDTLPLPPDKRNPKITVLSVAPLLGEAIRRIHEGLSVGAMFAE
- the yqeK gene encoding bis(5'-nucleosyl)-tetraphosphatase (symmetrical) YqeK gives rise to the protein MRAIPPLLEEALRRLPDGLQAHLWRTQALARELARHHGLDEDTASLAALAHDLCRAEPPHLLLQEARQQGLTVHPVEEAVPLLLHGPVAALRLQGMGITHPEVLDAVRWHTTAHPLLTPLGKVVFLADKLDEGKYAQAVPFLDEVASLARHNLDTAMRVYLRRQIVRLVEQGNLLHPATVDAWNALLQAQGIAPSAPVL
- a CDS encoding histidine triad nucleotide-binding protein, giving the protein MPQDCIFCKIYRRQVPSTILYDDGQAFVIRDIRPRAPVHLLIIPTRHFTYLTYLTESLEPMVGHLFTVAEEMAKREGLGATGYRLIVNQGPNSGQEISHLHLHLLGGKRLGPLG
- the dnaG gene encoding DNA primase translates to MAFLDDLRQRLDIVQVISSYIPLQRAGKNYKALCPFHAERTPSFFVFPDRQTWRCFGACAQGGDVFSFVMRMERISFGEALRLLAQRAGLPIPPRGGLPPSAHAPLYQVNAEACQFYHHYLLSSVEAGPARDYLRRRGVQPDTIARFQVGVAPSTGDALKRHLVQKGYPEDLLEQAGLLIRRDDGYTRDLFVGRLLFPIADRQGRLIGFGGRSLDGSEPKYLNTPRTPIFDKGNALYALHLAVEPARKEGMVVVVEGYFDVLLLHQAGFTYVVASMGTSLTEGQARLLHGLAPTVVLALDPDTAGHEATLRTLEGAWHLLDRPTLGTARGLTFYQAPHQTIRIALLPPGQDPDELVLHNPEAWKRALADADNALDFLMRFLPQRMDISTPQGKQAVAERLLPLVFALPNPFEQERAVERLARTLGVSRDVLLAAGSGRRLSGSRPVPGEGRVLAQAVEEPVEVYLLSLLLQYPDLRVAAAGLTPDHFHRTEHRELFTALQEKATIQDVLTVLPEPLHPYVHDLLRKDFPPAPMKERQRAVAEAVRRLEERHLREMKQGEAQGLAPVPAQYDALEVNRRLRQVFHTTAQQGKER